From one Bacteroides fragilis NCTC 9343 genomic stretch:
- a CDS encoding erythromycin esterase family protein, with product MNSITKLHVLFFFVFIFYAVSCTAKLEKQTYTNVYDLHFAMRFDSAVVYPWRENGAYSNYTIPAYIQDSNRNLFAKKYFKGFPFSKRLRSEYEQRILLPNNNIKEAVIGFEGKGDNIKLVSIILDAIGKQENILFSDTLRFRPDSILSLVTQNINLNNAEMLNVRINVEGEIDKNAYIAFSRLDILIDGKPIDEFPVRTLSPLIVDKKINYTGINVDRKIGLEQINEINDKKIIGLGESVHGNDGIKNLAYQLIIQAVERLNCKLVLQEMPLEQSFAYNRFIQDDNYELDSSLVINHATINFLKRLRSFNSGKTKDSKVKLYGMDYNSILSSTQSSAMDIFDFITGLNKKSQIPEVDQLSLLLMKKDRNCAINFLDIHRDKIKKLLTAEEIECILHILRVSKQAGDGGIERFIRRDSIMFVNARFLIDKFAKDENVKTVIYGHAGHINPISSYPAVPCIPFGRYMRKAYGESYSPLLFLIGSGEAMAYDEHYNRKDNWLSSPPENSMEYFLSLIDDNVFYTPLTVDFNELTLSRLQGSHHIPQEFYPFNLYQRFKGVFFIKSTDCTHKDEKEISFEKASDRLIMKIKQRQEKIKEIQKRIENL from the coding sequence ATGAATTCAATAACAAAACTCCATGTATTGTTTTTCTTTGTATTTATATTCTATGCCGTATCATGTACCGCTAAATTAGAGAAACAAACATATACGAATGTATATGATTTACATTTTGCTATGCGTTTCGATTCTGCGGTGGTTTATCCGTGGCGTGAAAATGGAGCATATAGCAATTATACTATCCCTGCTTATATACAAGATTCAAATCGAAATTTGTTCGCTAAAAAATATTTTAAAGGATTTCCTTTTTCTAAGCGGTTAAGATCAGAGTACGAACAGAGAATTTTGCTTCCCAATAATAACATAAAAGAAGCTGTAATCGGATTTGAAGGTAAAGGTGATAATATAAAACTTGTCTCTATCATCTTGGATGCGATAGGTAAACAGGAAAACATTCTTTTTTCTGACACCTTAAGATTCAGGCCTGACAGTATATTAAGCTTGGTTACCCAAAACATTAATTTGAATAATGCGGAGATGTTAAACGTACGGATTAATGTGGAAGGAGAAATTGATAAGAATGCTTATATTGCTTTCTCTCGATTGGACATACTGATTGACGGTAAACCTATCGACGAATTTCCTGTTCGAACCCTTTCCCCGTTGATAGTAGATAAAAAAATTAACTATACGGGTATAAATGTTGATAGAAAAATAGGATTGGAGCAAATCAATGAAATCAATGATAAAAAGATTATCGGCTTAGGGGAGTCAGTCCACGGGAATGACGGTATAAAAAATTTAGCGTATCAATTGATTATCCAGGCAGTGGAAAGGTTAAATTGCAAATTAGTACTGCAGGAAATGCCCCTCGAACAATCATTTGCCTACAATAGGTTTATACAAGATGACAATTATGAACTTGATTCTTCCTTGGTTATCAACCATGCTACAATTAATTTTTTAAAAAGATTGCGGAGCTTTAATTCTGGTAAAACGAAAGATTCTAAAGTTAAATTATATGGCATGGATTACAATTCAATCCTTTCTTCCACTCAAAGTTCCGCTATGGATATTTTTGATTTTATTACCGGGCTTAACAAAAAATCGCAGATTCCGGAAGTTGATCAATTATCCCTGCTGTTAATGAAAAAAGATCGTAACTGTGCGATAAACTTTCTTGATATTCATCGAGATAAGATAAAAAAACTTCTTACTGCTGAAGAAATAGAATGTATCTTGCATATTCTGAGGGTTTCAAAGCAAGCCGGAGATGGCGGAATAGAAAGATTCATACGGCGGGATTCCATTATGTTCGTAAATGCAAGATTCTTAATTGACAAGTTCGCCAAAGACGAAAACGTAAAAACGGTAATCTACGGGCATGCGGGACATATTAATCCTATTTCGAGTTATCCTGCCGTACCTTGTATTCCTTTCGGGAGGTATATGCGCAAAGCGTATGGTGAAAGTTACTCTCCTTTGCTATTTCTGATAGGAAGTGGAGAAGCCATGGCATATGATGAGCATTATAACAGGAAAGATAATTGGTTGAGTAGTCCTCCTGAAAACAGTATGGAATATTTTTTAAGTCTTATTGATGACAATGTTTTTTACACCCCCTTAACTGTCGATTTTAATGAATTAACACTGTCTCGACTTCAGGGGAGTCACCATATCCCACAAGAATTTTATCCATTTAACTTATATCAAAGATTTAAAGGTGTGTTTTTCATAAAAAGTACGGATTGTACCCATAAGGATGAAAAAGAAATCTCTTTTGAGAAAGCTTCTGATAGGCTTATAATGAAAATAAAACAAAGACAGGAAAAAATAAAGGAGATACAGAAGCGGATAGAAAATTTATAA
- a CDS encoding glycosyltransferase family 4 protein codes for MNIAFLTTLNPADINNWSGTTFHLFHALSRKHHVKVIGQNTLPQAAYFTKDNCIKKNPLENYVSVFGKLCTEQLTNYDLVFFGDLYLAPFLDVNVPVVHLSDVTYHSFQSYLNPLKNEEQIKKIEMMEKKLLNKYTAIIYSSEWAKQSTINYYDIEPGKIHVVEFGANIPTPSDYKIDIQTDICNLVFIGKNWQKKGGDKVLGAYRKLKSDGFRCTLTIIGSIIREPYDEDENLVIIPYLDKSQPEHLERFCNILQEAHFLVLPTEFDAFGIVFCEASAYAVPSIAANVGGVSQPVREGKNGYLLMPDATAEDYAEKIKSVFADKENYLKLRMSSRQEFETRLNWEVWSEKVNKILEEIVEEHHKNNGNKQQ; via the coding sequence ATGAATATTGCATTTTTAACAACATTAAATCCGGCTGATATAAATAATTGGTCGGGAACGACATTTCATTTGTTTCACGCTCTAAGCAGAAAGCATCATGTAAAAGTGATTGGACAGAATACCCTTCCTCAGGCAGCGTATTTTACCAAAGATAATTGTATTAAAAAAAATCCATTAGAGAACTATGTTTCTGTTTTCGGGAAATTATGTACCGAACAATTGACGAATTATGATCTTGTGTTTTTTGGAGATTTATATTTAGCTCCTTTTCTGGATGTAAATGTTCCGGTCGTGCATCTTAGTGATGTGACATACCACTCATTCCAAAGCTACTTAAACCCACTAAAGAATGAAGAACAGATAAAGAAAATAGAAATGATGGAGAAGAAATTATTGAATAAATATACTGCCATCATTTATAGTTCGGAATGGGCAAAGCAAAGTACAATAAATTATTATGATATAGAGCCGGGTAAAATTCATGTAGTGGAATTTGGGGCAAATATCCCTACTCCTTCAGACTATAAAATAGATATACAGACAGATATTTGTAATTTAGTCTTTATCGGAAAAAATTGGCAGAAAAAAGGTGGAGATAAAGTTTTAGGGGCATATAGAAAGCTTAAATCCGATGGATTTCGATGTACGCTTACGATTATTGGTTCTATTATTCGGGAACCTTATGATGAAGATGAGAATTTAGTTATAATTCCTTATTTAGATAAATCCCAACCGGAACATTTGGAAAGATTTTGTAATATCTTGCAGGAAGCTCATTTTTTAGTACTTCCTACAGAGTTCGACGCATTTGGAATTGTGTTTTGTGAAGCATCGGCTTATGCTGTACCCAGCATTGCCGCCAATGTGGGTGGAGTGAGTCAACCGGTACGTGAAGGGAAAAACGGGTATTTGCTCATGCCGGATGCTACAGCTGAAGATTATGCTGAGAAAATAAAGTCGGTTTTCGCTGACAAAGAAAACTATCTGAAACTCCGGATGTCATCGCGGCAAGAATTTGAAACCCGTCTTAATTGGGAGGTATGGAGCGAGAAAGTAAATAAAATATTGGAAGAAATTGTAGAAGAACATCATAAGAATAATGGGAACAAACAACAGTGA
- a CDS encoding glycosyltransferase family 25 protein, which produces MGTNNSDFYLPVYVINLKERTERRQHIEEQFQGKVEFALHWIEAIEHSIGAVGLWQSMLKAVQTAIDKRDDIMIICEDDHIFTPAYNKDYLFANIIGANAQGSELLSGGVGGFGTAVPVDTNRYWMDWFWSTQFIIIFKPLFQKILDYDFKDTDTADGVLSVLAKDKMTIYPFISVQKDFGYSDVTVYNGTPGMISNYFSQANYRLRMIHHVSHKFKEQAKR; this is translated from the coding sequence ATGGGAACAAACAACAGTGATTTTTATCTGCCTGTATATGTCATTAACCTTAAAGAGCGCACGGAACGGCGGCAGCATATAGAGGAACAGTTTCAAGGGAAGGTAGAGTTTGCTCTCCATTGGATAGAGGCAATCGAACATTCCATTGGAGCAGTTGGATTATGGCAAAGCATGCTAAAGGCTGTACAAACAGCTATCGACAAAAGGGATGATATCATGATCATTTGCGAAGACGACCATATATTTACCCCCGCATATAACAAAGATTATTTGTTTGCCAATATAATAGGAGCAAACGCTCAAGGTTCCGAGTTGCTTTCGGGAGGTGTCGGAGGATTTGGCACAGCGGTACCAGTGGACACAAATCGCTATTGGATGGATTGGTTTTGGTCTACGCAATTTATCATTATTTTTAAGCCGCTATTTCAAAAGATATTAGACTATGACTTCAAAGACACTGATACGGCAGATGGAGTTTTATCTGTCCTTGCTAAAGATAAGATGACTATCTATCCGTTCATCTCCGTTCAAAAAGATTTTGGCTATTCGGACGTAACCGTTTATAATGGGACTCCGGGGATGATAAGCAACTATTTTTCTCAGGCGAACTACCGCTTGAGAATGATTCATCATGTTAGTCATAAATTTAAAGAACAGGCAAAAAGATGA
- a CDS encoding HlyD family efflux transporter periplasmic adaptor subunit gives MNSRIQKQEQPICSPKIILPNPNKKSDVIARSEEVQAIIDRMPTYWAKWVILCVGVLMGMIILLGFLIQYPDTVDGQISVTANAAPVRLVANSNGRITLFQPNKALLHKNDVISCIESGADYKHILWIDSFLKTLSDKSTIRVALPDTLLLGEVSSAYNSFLLSFLQYERLLTSDIYSTMRQKLQQQIISDEAVIANFNNELRLKKQILDNSQNQLSKDSILLSMKGISEQEYQQKFSTHLSLKESQLNLQSNRQMKQSEISRNQLEIQRICLEETEAKEKAYSDYITRKNELSNAIKLWKEHYLQYAPVEGELEYLGFWRNNRFVQSGQELFSIIPDKTNILGEVVIPSFGAGKVEVGQTVNVKMDNYPYDEYGLLKGVVKSVSRITNKIKTQNGDMDTYLVIISFPDGTLTNFGKILPLDFETKGTVEIITKRKRLIERLFDNLKSKGEK, from the coding sequence ATGAATTCAAGAATACAAAAGCAGGAACAACCTATATGTTCACCAAAAATTATTTTGCCTAATCCGAACAAAAAATCTGATGTGATTGCCAGATCTGAGGAAGTACAAGCCATTATTGACCGTATGCCCACCTACTGGGCAAAATGGGTGATACTATGCGTAGGGGTACTGATGGGAATGATCATATTACTTGGTTTTTTGATACAGTATCCCGATACGGTAGACGGACAAATATCAGTAACCGCAAATGCAGCACCGGTACGTTTGGTCGCTAACAGTAACGGACGGATTACGTTATTTCAACCCAATAAAGCATTACTGCATAAAAACGATGTGATTAGTTGTATTGAAAGTGGTGCGGATTACAAACATATTTTATGGATTGATTCTTTTTTGAAGACACTTAGTGACAAAAGCACAATTCGTGTTGCATTGCCCGATACGCTGTTGCTTGGGGAAGTCAGTTCCGCATACAATTCCTTTTTACTTTCCTTTTTACAATATGAGCGGTTACTTACTTCAGACATTTATTCAACCATGCGACAAAAATTGCAACAACAAATTATTTCTGACGAAGCAGTCATTGCTAATTTTAATAATGAGCTGCGATTAAAAAAACAAATATTGGATAACTCTCAAAACCAATTGAGTAAGGACAGTATATTGCTGTCGATGAAAGGAATAAGCGAACAAGAATACCAGCAAAAGTTCTCGACACATCTTTCTTTAAAAGAATCACAATTAAATTTGCAAAGTAACCGACAGATGAAACAATCGGAAATAAGTCGTAATCAATTGGAAATACAGCGTATCTGTTTGGAAGAAACTGAGGCTAAAGAGAAAGCCTATTCCGATTATATTACTCGGAAGAATGAACTTTCAAATGCCATTAAACTCTGGAAAGAGCATTATTTGCAATATGCACCTGTAGAAGGGGAGTTAGAATATCTTGGTTTCTGGCGGAACAATCGTTTTGTACAGTCTGGGCAGGAGCTATTCTCCATCATTCCCGATAAAACTAACATCTTGGGTGAAGTAGTGATACCTTCTTTCGGTGCAGGAAAAGTAGAAGTTGGGCAAACAGTAAACGTAAAAATGGACAACTATCCATATGATGAATATGGATTACTGAAGGGAGTGGTGAAATCTGTTTCACGCATTACCAACAAGATAAAAACTCAAAATGGAGACATGGATACTTATCTGGTAATCATATCTTTTCCCGATGGTACATTAACTAACTTTGGGAAAATATTACCCCTCGATTTTGAAACAAAAGGTACAGTTGAGATTATCACCAAACGAAAACGTTTGATTGAAAGACTATTTGATAATTTAAAATCAAAAGGAGAAAAATAA
- a CDS encoding peptidase domain-containing ABC transporter encodes MLLHRFPVEYQMDSQDCGPASLKIIAKHFGKFYSLQFMRDRCGITKEGVSLLDLSTGAESIGLRTLAIKCTIDDVVNSIPFPAIVFWNDSHFIVVYHSDRKYIWVSDPAKGRIKYTHEEFRKGWYQRDESQGVLLAVEPTTDFKNSKAEQEQKRNSFSSILKYFFPYKKSFGLIFIIMLVVTVLQGMLPFISKAVIDVGIKTSDRNFINMVLIGNICILLSVMIFNVLRDWILLHITARVNIALISDYLIKLMKLPVTFFENKLLGDILQRAQDHERIRSFIMNNSLALIFSTLTFAVFSIILLIYNTIIFYIFLSGSVLYACWVLLFLSIRKKLDWEYFELLSKNQSYWVETVSTIQDIKIYNYDKYRRWKWEEIQARLYHVNKRVLAITNAQNLGAQFIENIKNMAIVFFCAMAVIKGEITFGIMISTQFIIGMLNGPLVQFINFVVSAQYAKISFLRINEIRQLENEDELLSIGSTTILPERKTILLENIHFQYTPNSPLVLRNIYLQIPENKITAIVGGSGSGKSTLLKLLVRLYKPSHGEIKMDKMNVSAINLRQWRNMCGVVMQDGKIFSDTILNNIVLDDEQINYTRLREVCRIAQIEDEINAMPKGFETTIGETGRGLSGGQKQRLLIARALYRDPKFLFMDEATNSLDSINERKIVNALNNAFEQRTVVVIAHRLSTIRNADQIVVLDKGFIVETGTHEILMEKKGHYFELVSSQVQD; translated from the coding sequence ATGCTACTCCACCGTTTTCCCGTAGAATACCAAATGGATTCGCAAGACTGCGGACCCGCATCCCTTAAAATTATTGCTAAGCATTTTGGTAAGTTTTACTCATTGCAGTTCATGCGTGACCGTTGCGGCATTACCAAAGAAGGTGTATCGCTACTTGATCTAAGTACCGGGGCAGAAAGTATCGGGCTGCGAACGCTTGCCATAAAATGTACCATTGATGATGTGGTGAACAGCATTCCGTTTCCTGCAATTGTGTTTTGGAATGACAGTCATTTCATCGTGGTATATCATTCTGATAGGAAATACATATGGGTCTCGGATCCAGCAAAAGGACGCATAAAATACACGCATGAAGAATTTCGAAAGGGTTGGTATCAAAGGGATGAAAGCCAAGGTGTATTACTTGCCGTGGAACCAACTACTGATTTTAAGAATAGTAAAGCTGAACAAGAACAGAAGAGAAACAGCTTTTCGAGCATTCTTAAATATTTTTTTCCATATAAAAAGAGCTTCGGGTTAATATTTATTATTATGCTCGTTGTTACTGTCTTACAAGGTATGTTACCATTTATCTCTAAAGCGGTGATTGATGTCGGCATTAAAACTTCGGACAGGAACTTTATTAATATGGTACTGATAGGGAACATCTGTATCTTGTTGAGTGTAATGATTTTCAATGTGTTGAGGGATTGGATCTTATTGCATATCACGGCGCGAGTAAATATTGCTTTGATTTCTGACTACTTGATAAAATTGATGAAACTACCTGTTACTTTCTTTGAGAATAAGCTGCTGGGCGATATTTTGCAACGGGCACAAGATCATGAACGTATACGCAGTTTCATTATGAATAATTCTTTGGCATTGATATTTTCAACGCTTACATTTGCCGTCTTTAGTATTATTTTATTGATTTACAATACTATAATTTTCTATATATTTTTATCAGGATCGGTTCTGTACGCTTGTTGGGTGTTACTGTTTTTGAGCATACGTAAAAAACTGGATTGGGAATATTTTGAACTTTTGTCCAAAAACCAAAGCTATTGGGTGGAAACCGTTTCGACTATACAGGATATCAAAATCTACAATTATGACAAGTACCGGCGGTGGAAATGGGAAGAAATTCAGGCACGGCTTTATCATGTCAATAAGCGTGTTCTTGCCATAACCAATGCTCAAAATCTGGGTGCCCAATTTATAGAAAATATCAAAAATATGGCTATCGTGTTTTTCTGTGCTATGGCGGTTATCAAGGGTGAAATAACATTTGGAATAATGATTTCTACACAATTTATTATTGGTATGCTCAATGGTCCGCTTGTGCAATTTATTAATTTTGTGGTATCAGCGCAATATGCCAAAATCAGTTTCTTACGCATCAACGAGATTCGTCAGTTGGAAAATGAGGATGAATTACTTTCTATTGGCAGTACAACCATCCTTCCGGAAAGAAAAACGATTCTATTAGAGAATATACATTTTCAATACACGCCTAACTCTCCTTTGGTTCTGCGTAATATTTACTTACAAATACCGGAAAATAAAATCACGGCAATTGTGGGAGGAAGTGGTAGTGGTAAGTCAACTCTTCTGAAACTATTGGTTCGGCTTTATAAGCCCAGCCATGGAGAAATAAAAATGGACAAGATGAATGTAAGTGCCATTAATCTACGCCAATGGAGAAACATGTGTGGGGTGGTAATGCAAGATGGAAAAATATTCAGTGATACCATCTTGAATAATATTGTATTAGATGATGAACAAATTAATTATACGCGTTTGAGGGAAGTTTGTCGTATCGCTCAGATTGAGGATGAGATAAACGCGATGCCTAAGGGTTTTGAAACGACCATTGGAGAAACCGGACGCGGGTTGAGTGGAGGACAAAAGCAGCGTTTGTTGATTGCTCGTGCGCTGTATCGGGATCCGAAATTTCTCTTTATGGACGAAGCCACAAACTCTTTGGATTCAATAAATGAACGAAAAATTGTGAATGCCTTGAACAATGCATTTGAACAGCGTACTGTTGTTGTTATTGCTCATAGGCTTAGTACCATTCGTAATGCTGATCAAATTGTGGTGTTGGACAAAGGTTTTATCGTTGAGACCGGAACTCATGAAATATTGATGGAGAAAAAGGGGCATTATTTTGAGTTGGTTTCTTCACAGGTACAAGATTAA
- a CDS encoding DUF4294 domain-containing protein, with protein sequence MRLTIGLLMLSIALLFSSESLAQEKTNLGGYLVPMCVYNGDTIPAFQIPTIHIFKPLKFRNRKEQMEYYKLVRNVKKVYPIAREINRTIIETYEYLQTLPNEKARQRHIKRVEKGLKEQYTPRMKKLSFAQGKLLIKLIDRQSHQSSYELVKAFMGPFKAGFYQTFAALFGASLKKQYDPEGEDKLTERVILLVESGQL encoded by the coding sequence ATGAGGCTTACCATAGGACTTTTAATGTTATCTATCGCCTTATTGTTTTCTTCCGAATCACTGGCACAGGAAAAAACAAATCTCGGTGGATACCTGGTACCTATGTGTGTGTATAATGGTGATACAATCCCGGCTTTCCAGATTCCGACCATTCATATATTCAAGCCTTTAAAATTCAGAAACAGAAAAGAGCAGATGGAATATTATAAATTGGTGAGAAATGTGAAGAAAGTGTATCCTATTGCCAGAGAAATTAACCGCACCATCATTGAAACTTACGAATACTTACAGACCCTGCCCAACGAAAAAGCCCGCCAACGTCATATCAAACGGGTGGAAAAAGGATTGAAGGAGCAATATACTCCACGAATGAAAAAGCTCTCTTTTGCACAAGGCAAACTGTTGATAAAGCTGATAGACCGGCAAAGCCATCAAAGTTCTTATGAACTGGTAAAAGCATTTATGGGACCTTTTAAAGCAGGATTCTATCAAACATTTGCCGCTCTTTTCGGAGCCAGTTTAAAAAAACAATATGACCCCGAAGGAGAAGATAAGTTAACCGAACGAGTGATACTGTTGGTAGAAAGCGGACAATTGTAA
- a CDS encoding helix-hairpin-helix domain-containing protein: MNESISILSIFLLVNMTLITSTCHAQNRSDYPWEEVMENLSISDEEGDIRNWENELEELTDLVNNPVNINSATKEQLQRFPFLNDVQIENLLAYIYIHGSMQTVYELQLVEELDRQTIQYLLPFVCVEPVDKKESVTLKQILKYGKHEAVTRMDVPLYKRKGYEKNYLGPAVYNSVKYGFHYREKVYAGIVAEKDSGEPFGALHNKQGYDYYSFYLLLHDIGILKTGIVGNYRLNFGQGLVLGQGSMFGKTAYSSSFTFRSTGIRRHTSTDEYNYFRGSGIALKWKQWTLSVFYSHRSLDGVIKGGEITSIYKTGLHRSEKEADKMNQLTMQMSGGNISYTGNSYQLGITGVYYCFNRSYEPELKDYSKYNLHGRSFYNLGMDYKYRFHRFSIQGEAALGISGMAFMNQVLYSPLQDIRLMLVHRYYSHDYWAMFAHSFSEGSSVQNENGWYLAASVNPFNRWTFFVSADLFSFPWWRYRISKASKGVDLLFQADYVPSKTVDMYVNYRYKQKERDVTGTQGKVILPTYHHRLRYRLNYLPCSSLSLRTTVDYNHFHSSGKTAGQGYQLTQTAGWKLPWLPLTTELQGSYFHTDDYDSRIYIYEKGLLYSFYTPSFQGEGIRLAIHFRYDMNKHWTAIAKLGQTTYFDRDEIGSGNDLIRGNKKTDVQMQLRLKF; the protein is encoded by the coding sequence ATGAACGAAAGCATATCTATATTGAGTATATTCCTACTTGTTAATATGACGTTGATAACTTCTACTTGCCATGCTCAGAATCGTTCGGATTATCCTTGGGAAGAGGTGATGGAAAACTTGTCTATATCCGATGAAGAAGGAGATATACGTAATTGGGAGAATGAATTGGAGGAATTAACCGATCTTGTTAACAACCCTGTTAATATAAACTCTGCCACCAAAGAGCAGTTACAGCGGTTTCCTTTTCTTAATGATGTTCAGATTGAGAATTTACTTGCGTACATTTATATTCACGGATCGATGCAGACTGTCTATGAACTTCAGTTAGTGGAGGAGTTGGATCGGCAGACTATTCAATATCTGCTTCCTTTTGTCTGTGTAGAGCCTGTTGATAAGAAAGAGTCTGTTACGTTAAAGCAGATTTTAAAATATGGAAAACATGAAGCGGTGACTCGTATGGATGTGCCTTTGTATAAGCGTAAGGGATACGAGAAAAATTACTTGGGTCCTGCTGTTTATAACTCGGTGAAATATGGATTTCACTATCGGGAAAAGGTTTATGCAGGTATAGTTGCCGAGAAAGATAGTGGCGAACCTTTCGGAGCTTTACATAATAAGCAGGGATACGATTACTACTCTTTCTATCTACTTCTTCATGATATAGGAATACTGAAAACTGGAATTGTAGGAAACTATCGGTTGAATTTCGGTCAGGGACTGGTACTCGGACAAGGTTCTATGTTTGGAAAAACAGCTTATTCTTCGTCTTTCACTTTCAGGAGTACAGGTATACGCAGACATACTTCTACCGACGAATATAATTATTTCCGTGGGAGTGGCATAGCTCTAAAATGGAAACAATGGACACTTTCCGTATTTTATTCACATCGTTCGTTGGATGGAGTGATAAAAGGCGGTGAAATTACCTCGATTTATAAAACAGGTTTACACCGAAGCGAAAAGGAAGCTGATAAAATGAATCAATTGACTATGCAGATGAGCGGAGGAAATATCAGTTATACCGGAAATAGTTATCAACTGGGTATAACCGGTGTTTACTACTGTTTTAACAGGTCTTATGAACCGGAACTTAAAGACTATTCAAAATACAACCTACATGGTCGTTCTTTTTATAATCTGGGTATGGATTATAAATATCGTTTTCATCGTTTTTCTATACAAGGAGAAGCAGCTTTGGGGATCAGTGGTATGGCTTTTATGAATCAGGTGCTTTATTCTCCTTTACAAGATATCCGGTTGATGTTGGTTCACCGTTATTATTCCCATGATTATTGGGCTATGTTTGCTCATTCATTTAGTGAAGGAAGTAGTGTTCAGAATGAAAACGGATGGTATCTGGCTGCTTCTGTAAATCCTTTCAACCGTTGGACATTTTTTGTTTCTGCCGATCTGTTTTCTTTTCCGTGGTGGAGGTACCGGATAAGTAAGGCCTCGAAAGGAGTGGATCTGCTCTTTCAGGCAGATTACGTTCCGTCGAAAACGGTTGATATGTATGTGAATTACCGTTATAAACAAAAAGAACGTGATGTGACCGGTACGCAGGGAAAAGTGATTCTGCCCACCTATCATCACCGGCTGCGTTATCGATTGAACTATTTACCCTGCTCTTCGTTATCTCTCCGGACAACAGTCGATTATAATCATTTTCATTCATCCGGAAAAACGGCTGGACAAGGTTATCAACTGACGCAGACGGCTGGATGGAAACTTCCCTGGTTGCCTCTGACAACAGAATTGCAAGGTAGTTATTTTCATACAGACGATTATGATTCACGCATTTATATCTACGAGAAAGGGTTGCTGTATTCTTTTTATACTCCATCTTTTCAGGGAGAAGGTATTCGCTTGGCTATTCATTTTCGCTATGATATGAACAAGCATTGGACAGCAATTGCCAAGCTTGGACAAACCACATATTTTGATCGTGATGAAATAGGTTCCGGCAACGACCTGATCAGGGGAAATAAAAAAACGGATGTACAAATGCAGCTGCGTCTAAAGTTTTAG
- a CDS encoding radical SAM protein translates to MTIIFPSPIFGPVHSRRLGVSLGINLLPSDGKVCSFDCIYCECGYNGEHRPKSSLPTREEVCMALEEKLKEMKSNGPAPDVLTFAGNGEPTAHPHFPEIIEDTLALRDAYFPDAKVSVLSNATFINRPAVFDALNRVDNNILKLDTVDEEYIRTVDRPNGRYDLNGTVGLLKAFKGNCIVQTMFMKGKYKGKDVDNTSDKYVLPWLKVVKDIAPRQVMIYTIDRETPDQDLQKATHEELDRIVALLTKEGLSASASY, encoded by the coding sequence ATGACTATTATTTTTCCTTCTCCTATATTCGGACCGGTTCATTCACGTCGGTTAGGGGTCTCACTTGGAATAAATTTGCTTCCTTCCGATGGAAAAGTATGTTCTTTCGATTGCATTTATTGTGAATGTGGTTACAATGGCGAACATCGTCCTAAATCTTCATTACCGACCCGCGAAGAAGTCTGTATGGCTCTGGAAGAGAAATTAAAAGAGATGAAAAGCAACGGACCTGCTCCCGACGTACTGACTTTCGCCGGAAACGGTGAGCCGACTGCTCATCCTCACTTTCCGGAGATTATCGAGGATACACTTGCTTTGCGTGATGCTTACTTTCCGGATGCAAAGGTGAGTGTGCTCAGTAATGCTACTTTTATTAACCGTCCGGCTGTATTCGATGCGTTGAACAGGGTGGATAATAACATTTTAAAGTTGGACACGGTGGATGAAGAGTATATCCGGACTGTAGATCGTCCGAACGGACGATACGATCTGAATGGAACAGTCGGACTTTTAAAAGCTTTTAAAGGTAATTGCATCGTGCAGACTATGTTTATGAAAGGAAAATATAAGGGGAAAGATGTGGATAATACTTCTGACAAGTATGTACTTCCCTGGTTGAAAGTTGTAAAGGATATTGCCCCAAGACAGGTAATGATTTATACGATCGATCGGGAAACTCCCGATCAGGACTTGCAAAAAGCTACTCATGAAGAGTTGGATCGTATTGTGGCTCTTCTCACGAAAGAAGGACTTTCGGCATCTGCTTCTTATTGA